GTGGTTTGCTCCACTTAGACGggtctttatgtatttttggCAACATGTAAAACAAACGGGCCCTGGGTTCCGGGTCGCCCAGTAAATATTGCTTTTGTTTAGCATTTATGAATTTTTTATCCTGTAATGTTTGTACAATTTTTTCATTCATGGGCTTTGTATCTGTGTATATAGGTTTTAtcaattttaaataataatgtttatcaTTCAATTGTCTGTATCCCTCCCATAAATATTGTTCTCTATCTAATATGACAGCTGCACTGCCCTTATCTGCTggtttaatgattatttttctgtttttgagttCTTTTAATGCCTCAGTCTCCTCTCTGCTCAGGTTCGGCCGTGTATAAGAGACCTGGAATTTTGTATCAACATGTTGGATATCAGCTCTGATCAGAGCAGTGATTTCAGGCGGCAGTTTGCCATCAGGAGGAGTCCAATCTGATTTTGGGGTGAAAGGAGGAGGTATTGtatcttttgtgttttggaaaTATGTCGCCAATTTAATTTTTCTGTGATATAATTGTAGATCCCATCTGGTCTGttcaattatgtttttattactgcCCTCAGTGGGAATAAAAGTTAGTCCCCTATTCAACAGGGTGAGTTGTGGGGGTGTCAAATGAAAATTTTTTGccaaattcatcacatttttgttCCCCTCCTGTATAGGCAGGCTTATGGGgataattattttacataatcAAACCAGTGTTGAAGCATGCGTCTGGCTGTGGGTTTGGTCCAGTGTatcttgtctgtctctgttttgaaGACTCTCATGGGCAGTTCAGGTATGTATCTGCAGTTTTTGGTGATGTAAGCATTGAGATGCAGCAAATTATTTTGGTCTTTAAGTGGCGAAGCCCTGGAGTGGTTAATTTGTGGCACCCAGACCTCCGCTTGTGGAAATCTGAGTTTTGCTGTCTTGACAGCTGCTTGTAGTTGTTTGATTGTtgtctgtttgacattttgtgaccTGTTGTTTAGACCAAAGGAAAAGATCACTGTTTCCACCGTGACCGACGAAGTGGCCCTCGTGAGGATGGCTTCCGCGTGCCTGAAGGTGGCCCCTGGATAACTATCTATCTGTAAGTCTGCGGCTGTAAACGGTGGCACTCTGGCGATGTTGGAATCTCCCATGATGAGCCATTTTTTACCAACACTAAGACCCCAGTCCTGCAATTTGTTGCGTGTGTTGAGATGTCTGGTAGGTTTGCGTGTGGGAGTCTCTGGTGTGGGAGGCGTGTGGTCTTGTCTTCTGGGTCCCAGGTTAATCTGACTCTGGACTGCCGTTTCCATCCTCGTGAGGGGCCAGGGGAGTGTCCATCGGCTGGAGCCGGCCTGTGCGTGGAGTTCGGAGCCGGTCTTACTCCAATACAGTTTCCAGCTCATCTGATGACAGATTCAACAAGATGTCCTCCCCCTGTGCCACACATGGGTTTCCAGCAGAGGTAGTGTGATGCTCCAACTTTCCCCAAGGGGTTCTTTTGGCCCTCTGTGGCTTGGGAGGGGTCTGATGAGGCTGTATGGGGGTTGGAGAGATATaatctccctcctccccctccttctcaGCTTcagaaggagggggaggaggaagtaCAGTTTACTTCCAGCCCAGTATCCCTGTGGTGGtcactgtggttgttttatgtgtgtgggGGTCTGGGGGCTGTGAGGGGGCCCCTGTCCCCCgtgtcatgttgttgttgtcccTGTTTGCGTGTGTGGATCTGTGCCTGTGTGGTTAAAGGGGCAGCAAGTGATGGTGGAGGAGgcctggctgctgctgtggccGCCGGGCGCTCCACCTCAGTCTGCCGTGGTTGACCATCCACCACAGTGTTAGGTGTGATTGGCTGCAGGTCAGCCAATCTATCAATCAGTAAAGCCTCCACTTGTTCTAATGTGTCAAACTTCAGGCGGCGCCCCAAATTTCTCTCGGCCCAGGATGAAGCTACCTCAAAAGGGCTGCGCCAGTCTCCAGCGGGCAATTTGGTCAGTTTGTTGGTGtatttcatatttgtgtttttgtaactttgttttgcaGGCCCAGGTTGGGTCCTGCTGTCAAAAAATTTTGGCTTATAGCCTGGCTCTCTGTAGTGGTGTTGAACATCACCCCTGATCATGCTCCGCCCTGTTCTGGTGACGTAAGCATAGGTGTGTTTTGGATCCAAACTGGAGTTGTTGCGGCTGCGGGAGGTCTCATCTGGCGGTCCAGCATAGACATGGCTCTTTTTGCAACCACGCCGATGGTTGACCACCGTCCAGCCCCCTTCTCCGTCTCTCATGCTCATTTTGGAGATCTGCTGAGCTGACCGGTCCAAAATTCCAGCCAGGGAAAGCCGAGAAATCCCTCGCACTGACGTGCTAGCTGCTGTTAAAAGTAAGGGTTTCTGTTAGAACAAGCCGGTTTTCGTGACGTTTTGGTCTTAAAAAAAGACCTTCTTCAGGCTGGCCTGTTCAATAAGTGGTTGTTGTAAATGCAAAAGAGATCTCAAATTGATGTGAAAttgctgtgtgtctctctccgaAGAGTGTGACTGTGTCTGCTGTTCCCGCGTATTTATGTGAGAGGGGAGACTTAGCTGCACCCTGGCTAATGAGCAGGGAGGAGCTTAGCTGCAGAGACAGTTTCgaatttttctctctttttctcttagTGTTTTCAATTTTCCCTCCAGTATTACTACTCAGTGAGTCCAGGGCTGGTcccttttttaaataatcttaTTTCCATGAATTTCTCCCGATCATGTCCATTTGATAAATCATACACCACCTGTGATCAGACCGTTCTTGTTTTAATCATGTAATAGCATAAATCATGTTAATGTGGTGTAGATTTATCAgtggttaggggttagggtggGGTTAGGGTGGGGGAACTGAACCCCACCCCCAACTGAGTGGGGGAAGGGAGGTGCACGGTCCATCCCCTGGAAGGTCCCCGGTCCCAGGAGGACTGGAACCAGCTTCCCCCCCACTGCTTGCATGGTCCTGTGGGCTCTACCCGCCCGCGGGAGCGACCACGGTTTCTCCCGTGGCGTACTGTGATCCTCTCATAGTCATGAGGGTTAGGGCAGGGGGgtggggttaggattaggggttagggttagggttagggttaggggttaggggttaggattaggggttaggggttagggttagggttaggggttagggttaggtatgggggtaaaacgaggtttgtctcactggacaaaacgggacaacagtaccacccacgagcatgtgcgagcttccggtcctgagatatgTCACTTCcggtttttgaaatggctgtatctcagcaacggaaggtcgtagagacatgggtccaagactggcgtgttcagagcccccaaattaggtctgacgccacccactcccgagtctctacgacttttggttcctgagttatagagcaaaatgtcctccccattggaaatgaatgggatgaaaatttcagtgtggaggccaaaatccagcacgcagaaagtatttaggagcacgtttcaggtcatttggagtctattcgtaccactcatggagtgacttttcgaaaaatcttgacacccatgagagatgaagTAGGTattaaggtataagaggtaggtaagtattttaaagGTAAGTCGAGGACTGTTTGGtctggcctgtgtgtgtgtgtgtgcgtgtgtgtgagtgtgtcaatggttgtgtgtgtgtttgtgtgtgtgtgtttttgtgtgtgtgtgtgtgagtgtgtgtgcgcatttgTGGTTTATGGAGACGTTTTGCATGAATACACGCCACactgtgaggacattttgaatTGTGAGGACAGGGACAGGGTCCTCATAATTCGGACAGCGTAGACGTGTTTCTATAGGTGTAGAGACCCAGAATCCAAAGTTTCAGCAAATGTCTCCACAATTCAGATTCACGTGAAtttgtgtaaaatctgtgtATGACACAGCGGCCTCTGTAGGTGGGTCGATGTAACTGCACCCACTAATGAATAATTCACACCTGTAAAGTTCACAGCTTTTGATTGGCTGACAGTCGCCTGTCCTCATAATTATGGTTTTTGTCAAAACTGCTGTGTTACCCTAAACGAGGTGACCTCTCTTCAGCCAGCCACCAAATCATTTCCTGGTTAACGTTACGTTATATCCTGCTGAACCAGCACATTTTAACCTGCACCTGTGGAGAGGAGGTAAGACTCAAAACCCAGCACTACATTTCACGTCCAGAAACTAGTCAAGGCAACTTTTTTGATACCGGTAGCTAGTTGAAAGTGCCATTTCATCCAGCAATTGATCATATAAGTTTCTGGGAAATTAATGCCAACGCTAGCTTAGTTTGAGGacagtttagcttagcttagtttagctaaCGTTGGCTTTGCTTGGACGTGGTTGATAGTGAGAGAAATTATAAGTGAAAATGTGATGCTTCTGCTTTTGTGAGAAACTCCCTTTTCAGGTATGATTCCGTATATATGAACAGTTCATATTCAGTAGTGTGTTAGATGAATGCGTATATGTTCTCGGGAAAGTATTGGTATTACGGTATGTCAGTGCATTGTGGAGTAATGACGTTAATTACAGGACGACCAATAAGCTAACCATGCTAACCTAATGTTATGCTAACTGACGGCGAATAAGCTAAGAATGCTAATGTCATGTTATGCTAATCGCAGTGTCGTCTTTGGACTAAGTAAGTGATGTGGGGAAAGTCACTCGACTGGCGATGTAGTTTGCAGACTATCCTGTAAAtttatgtatgttgtatgtttgcTGAAATGTCTTTGTTATTAATTCAGTGTACTGGTAGTGTTGTAGGTTGTACATTATGAGGTAGTGCTATCAGTACTAGACATGAGCGAAGTTATCACACTTTAGTTTGTGAATTATGAATCCatggtaataataatccatAACAATAAtccatgaatacacacacaaatatatatgtatatatatattatcctGTTTAATATAAGCATTTCAGTAAAGTTTATTAGTGTTTGTTACACAATACTGCAAACATTTAGGAGAGCTGTCTTGTGACACCTGTACTAGTATGTACAGAACTAGTATactatgtatgtacagtattgatTGTAATGTTATCTAGTTGTGTAGTGCTCAGTCATTATAATACATGACCAGAGGAAAGTTTGTGTCCACACATCTTTGACACATATACTGCCTTTTCAGGGCATTTACACTTTGACCCTTGACTTAATTTAGTCTAGGTTCAAAACTATGTGCTTGTTCACCAGTATGgtgtcacatcttgcctggactttgggtgttttttggtcttgtgttgtgttctttggggtctcctggttttgcaCTTCTGTTTGGTCCTTCGGTTCATGGGGGTTTTCTTGTATGGGTTGGGTGGTGGGTTTTGGAGGACTGCGTCATtggtttgttgggttgtgtgcttgggtttgtgtttgtggttggttttggatgggttagtgtagatggcattgagtttgttttctgggtttttgttctgtttcccttgtatgttcatgtgctcctccacacctgccctgtcttagcctcgtcagccctgccccgctccctgtgtgtcctcagccaatcagctccctgtatgttcactcccctctcttgagttctccacccatctccccacctgcacctcatctccttgttagttcagtttctttttaagttctggttttctgttcagtccttgttggatcgttttgtgttgttgcatctgctagttctgttctgctctgtttgactGTTCATGACCATCCACAATTAAAGGagagtttttcatcatatctgcattccggcctctgcgtttgggtccactcctgcttccccgaGTCTGACATATGGCTTACTAGTAAGGCAaggcaaatttatttgtatagcatatCTATTTGCTTGGCACATTTCCTACACAGACACTTAAAAGACTGAAAGTCAACTGTAAAATAGGTCTGCAGTAAGTTGTTAACAAACTATGATAGGTAAactgatcagatttttttctatatctttACTGAAGTCATCATCATCTTAGCTTGAGATGTCAGCAATAAGGCCACAGAGAGTGAAGATTAAACCTAAAGAAGAGGCAGCATATTTTTCATCCTTGGGCAAGGACGAGGATGgattcaatataaaatatattaattcatttaaaggtGAGTTGCCATTTGTTAAAAATTCTTTAGCACAGGTATACTTTTAATTATTGCTTTAATCTCTGCATATTTCTGACACATCTTCTGTTCTTCGTTAGGTCGAGGAGTGTTCAGTTGCCGCCACTTTCAGAAGGGAGACTTTCTTATTGAATATCGATTGGAAATCAAACAGGAACATGAAAACAGGCTAAGACTGTACCACGATGCCCTGAAGGTTTTCATGTTTGAATTTCTCTACAATGGGAAAAAACTATGGTACAAGTGTTGTCATacttaatttacagtattttttgtaaGTTTAATTTCacccagaaaaacaaactctgccaTTTTGTACTAACTTGATGTTAGTAGTGgcagtagtagcagtaatagtagtagtagtagtagtagcagtaatagtagtagtagtaataatagtagtagtagtaataatagtagtagtaatagtagtagtagtagtagaggtggtggtgatttatttattcattcagtatAGTGTGCTTCTGTCAttatacttttacattttgtaatcagaattttttgtaatttcagtATTGATGCAGCCAGAGAGGACGACTCCCTAGGGAGACTCGTCAACGATGATCATGTAAGCCCAAACAGCAGAATGAGGATCATCACTGTGGATAGAAAGCCTCATCTGTTTATTTGCAATCAAGGACATCAGGCCAGGGGAAGAGATAACCTACAACTATGGAGATTCAGACTGGCCATGGAGATTAAAGGTACAGACAGAACTTCATTTTCACAAAGAGCTAACAAGTTGCTGTTTGAGTCTACCGTAATTTCACAgtattttcacaaaataaacaaaacaggtgCACCGTGTAGAGTAATAATGAATAGAGCTTTGGTCAGTCACcaagtatttttacatgaactTGAGTTTCCCTAGTAATAGTTTACTCCTATCATTCTCCTGTAGAGATAATTGTGTTGTTAACTCACTATGTATCAACAGGTACAGTCTTATTGTGTCTTACTggttatttattgatattttatcCCTTTCTCTACACAAGGTTTCAACTGAAGCACATCCTCACCATGCAGCCTGGGCATCTGACTGCACCAAAGATGTTAAACAGGTGACGTCATTTCTATTGAATGTAGATATTGATATCAGATTTCTTTCACTAGCAAACCAGTTTTGACTGGAAGTTGACAggagggttaggggttgggggttggggttagagttagggggtTTAGTTAATTTTCCAGGAAATGAAGGTAAATGTTGGGCCTCATACTTcatgtgcatgagacaaaggAGGCCTGCACACAGTCACAAAGTCTGATAGCAAAGAAAGGCACCAAGTCGAATAAAAGGAGTCCAAATGGACTCCAACTCCCATCATTCTTTGCTAAACTCACACATAAGTGTGAAACCAGGCAGTCAAATTCTCGGCTCCAGTTGGACGAGACCAGCAGGAAACACATGGGGATTTCCCTCCCAGTCGTGATGTCACAGAGAGTATAAACACTGGCGACGCTCCCAAACTGTACTTCCAGTTGTTCGCACAGCTAATGAAAGGAAGTAACTCCCGTACGTACTTAACTGCAACCAGGCGGCACAATCTCAACCTTGCTGGACGAGTAGAGCACATTACCAGATCTGAAGAAAACCGCTGTGCAACCCAACGCAGAAGAAGGATGAAGGATAACCTATATGCCTCACTTGCCTTTAAGTGACTCGACTCCACTGTTTTCCTGCAACTCCACCGAGGATCAGCTGCCATGAACCCGCCGACAGAGTGAGAGGAACCAGAGGAACCAGAGGGACCAGAGAGACCGAGCCGGACCCgaaagacagactgaaacacaCCCTGCTGGCTTCCTAAAGCCACACGAGAGGCTGCACAGAGatgagttgttgttgttactgttgtttactgctttgtttggttgtgtttacCACACTAAACTCATCAGTGTTCATCCAGCTGCTTGGAGCACTTTGTGTTCGCTCAACGTCACGTGTGAGACAGTgggttgtattttatttgttgaagtCAGACGGCGGCCGGCGAATAAAGATGCACCCCACGTCTCTCTGGAAATAAAAGCAAGCAGCACTTTTCCTCACGATAGCTGAGATCTGCTTCCAtccacacacactcccacacacacacacacacacacacacacacacactcctaaacacacactccaacacacacacacacacacacacacacacactcctaaacacacactcctacacacacacacacactcctaaacacacactccaacacacacacacacacacactcctaaacacacactcctacacacacacacacacacacacacacacacacacacacacacacacacgtgtaaatctgtccagtggttcccaacctaggggtcgggcccctccaaagggtcagcagataaatctgaggggtggtgagatgattaatgggagaggaaagaagaaaaaacaaagttctgatacacaaatctgttttcagtttttggactttttctctaatctttgatttttgctgagatattggatcatttgaacatttattgaaatgaaagcatgtgagaagtttagagggaaaaatcactatttggtggagctgttaacaactcatagacatgtgaaatgtgaccccgactacacactgctttttgtaagacgtcaaaagccaaaaaggttggaaaccactggtttcatctttaacaatgtgttgtattttaaaagcttgttatattatccattgtgtcaaatcttcatctgaaaagtaactaaagctgtcaaataaatgtagtggagtagaaagtacaatatttccctctgaactgTACTAAAATGAAAACGGAAAAGttgtttaacatttaatttttcaaagtTGTACTTGCTGTACTGTggacaatattcaaatgttattcaaatttgaaaattaaaatacaatataaacaatGTAACCTGATTTTCCATTTATACATCAATATTTACCtcacaattaaaattaaaatgcatttttcttcaatttgaaaatgaaaacagcatttgaaCTTTCATCTTTAAAGACGTAACCTGCTGTACGGTGGACAGTATTCAAATGCAGTAAGTGAAACAGCGCCCCCTGTCTGttgcatttatatttacatgtcaACACGCTGTTATGgggtcaaaataaaaatgaaaatgtaatctgTCGTCTCATCATGCAGGTCGTCAGTGAGGATGTCAGTCATTCTCTGCAGCGGGACTTCATGCACCTCGCTAAAGGGAAAACTAGCAGGTATTGTGATGATATTTAAGGCAAAgtactgtttaaaaatgacaatctTCTCTGTCAGGTTCAtcaatgatgataaatgatctGAAGTCTATAGTTTTTGGACGAGGCTGCTGTTGACAGATTAGTGGATTTGATATATTAACAGAGGACTTGCGATCATTTTGCAGCCAATTCATGTTGAAGTTGGAAAAGTTTAGAGTTTGACAAATTACACGGGAGGCTGTTAAGTTTAATAAAATAGTTGGGAGATTGCTAAGCATACTGTAGGCAGACCACTGTGTCTGTGCTTATTTATAGACACAGCCGACGTATAACTGAACTGTTAATATTGTAGCTGTTGTTAGTAATGTTGAAGGATTAGGGTTTATATTAACCCTACAGGAGACACCttatcaagaaaaatgaaacttgcaaataaaaaaaagaatttcgagccttttttaaataaattctaTTTCTACATTCTGTATTCTATATAAACCCTGTGCTTCAGAACAGGAAATCAATTGAGATGAAGGTACAAAGACTGTACATTCTGCTTTATGTGCATCTTTTTCTGAGGTTTGacttatacatttaaaaaaaaacacaaaacaaacaaaacctgagtgacaaatgttaaatgtgaggAGAGAGACCTGGCCGACACTtctaacaaaataatacaaatgaacAAAGAGGACACAGAAAGTCAAACTGTCTCAAGTTGCTTTGGATGTTGTTGGCTGCAGAAGGAGAGAACGTCACTGTGTGAGAAGGTTTTGGTTGGTTTTCTCTTCACACTCTGCTGGTTAAGATGTTtccttcagtctgctgctgcaacTAAACACACTTTAAAGTCAAACTAACTGCTTTCAACAGAGCGTTTGGTGGAGGTTTGAAACCCTGATGTGAATCATTATCTGCTGCACGCTGACAGTAAATGAGAAGCCGAGCAGAAAGCTGATGTGATCTGATGTGTTCACTTTGTCTCCTGTGTGTTTCGCTCTGGATTCTCTCATGATGGACTCACCtgacatcagtgacatcacacaggtgTCATGTGTTGTATCAGCTGAGCTGGAAGTCAAACTGCAGCATCAACAGTCAGACATCAACACATCTGATTGTGTCCTTATAAGTGCAGTTTaacactttgtttctgtctttttcttttattgtcacaaatcaaacaataattgtataatttgattttcagtgtagagagggagaggtgcACTAAACTGACCAGAATATCATGGAAATGCTAATTATATTTGGGGGTCtgacattcaaaataaaacaagtgtAAAAGTGTTATTGATACATTAGAAACTGATTTATTAGCATGAAACTGTCACATATAATAAATGAGTGAAcattcagcagaaacacatGTGCTTTAAATTCTGtcaaacatcagatttttttcataaaaacaacaaaacaaagataaaacatttgatttcactcaataactttttattttattcagttacTTTAACTCAAAAAGCAAATATTCTTAAAAGAAGCaataacacatttcagctgAATAAGTAGTTTATAGTATATAaaagacagtgaagaaaaaagatataaactcatcaaacatctggatggatttttaaatgatttgttgacTCAACATTTATCCAGATGAGACCATAAAACTCTGGATTCATCAAAATCTTTAAGTAAAAACAGTTACAGCTGTTCACATGAGAGAagttaatgatgataaaatataacTATATACAGATAATTATGTTACAAATGGTCCAATCagatctcctctctgctcttcttctacTGGTCTTAATAAAGGTCTCGCTACTTCCTGTTGTGGCACTGAGCGTTGCTGCTGGATGTAAATCAAAAGCTGTGGAATCGACTAGTATGGACGTCATTCCTCGCCGTACTGGGCTGCAAAAACCTGGCtgagactgagaggagagatgaaaccaaagatgattttcttcttcagtggtttgtGGCTCCTTGGAGGTCCTACTCTGCTCCCTGAGCTCCTTCCTCTTCAGCCGGCTCTCCTTCAGCTCTGGAAACACCGAGGTTATAAGAATCCAGCTCAATGTTCTCCTGTGGGTCTGActtctgccccctgctggcctggAGAGACATGACAACACAGATCTAAGTTACTGCATCACTCCTCTCTTCAGTTCAATATAAACAGGCTGAGTGCTTCATTTCAACCAGTCctctaaacaacaaacatgtgttCAGTACCTTCAGGATGAAAACGACGACAGCGACGACCAACAGCAGAGTCACCGGCAGGACGACCAATGTGATGATATGAACTGTTGGATCTGACGAGACacattcagtcatcacattagatcacatgacatcatgagAACAACAGCTCCCATCAAACAGAAACTTTAGTGACGTTAAATCTCCTAAAATCACTGAAGTGTGAAGCAGCTTGTTGATTATAAGTTCATCTGATCTCCtctgtatgctgatgatgttggacaaaaacaactcatgTGTTTACAGCCGgtttgaaagaatgaatgaaagtctGCTGATTGTCTCCTTAAAGCTCCTGTCTGGTTGAAATGATTCAACTGATTGTTAACAATCAACATCTTTACATGcagttaaatcaa
This genomic interval from Thunnus thynnus chromosome 14, fThuThy2.1, whole genome shotgun sequence contains the following:
- the LOC137197541 gene encoding N-lysine methyltransferase KMT5A-A-like; translation: MSAIRPQRVKIKPKEEAAYFSSLGKDEDGFNIKYINSFKGRGVFSCRHFQKGDFLIEYRLEIKQEHENRLRLYHDALKVFMFEFLYNGKKLCIDAAREDDSLGRLVNDDHDIRPGEEITYNYGDSDWPWRLKVSTEAHPHHAAWASDCTKDVKQVVSEDVSHSLQRDFMHLAKGKTSRSRYFLLWH